GTCTTCATTTACCCAAACGGCAACCCCATCTGGAGCACTCATTTTAGCCATTCATTCTCCTTTGTGCTAAAAGCTTTAAAGCCCTAGCAATCAAAATTTGCCTAGAATTGTAGCAAGCCTTTTTTAATAAAATCTAAAATGCTTTAATAGTAAGAACTTAAAATTAAAATGAGAAAATACTAAACACTTTTTACCCAATTTAAAAGAAAAAACGCCCCATTAACCCTAATCATAAAAATGATTATTAGAAAGATTAATGTTTTTTAAATGCTCTTTATAAGTCGCACTGAAAGCATGTTTTTTATCCGGCATTTTCACAAAATACAAGAAATCAGTTTTTTTAGGGAAAATCACGGCTCTAATCGCTTCTAGGCTCACGCTCCCTACAGGATTTTTAGGCAAGCCCTTAAATTTATAAGTATTATAAGGGGTGTTATCGGTTTTAATGCGCTCTTTTGTTACTTTAGCGTGCGAAAATTCCTGATAATTCAAAGCCCCATCCATTTGTAAAGGCATGCCTTTTTTCAAGCGGTTAAAAATCACGCTCGCAATCAAGGGCATTTCTTCAATATTAGCGGCTTCTTTTTGCACAATAGAAGCGAGAATGATTTTTTCAAACCACTCTTCTTTATGGTAGTATCCAAGCCATTGTTTGCTTAAAGCTTCGTGTTTTTTGAGGGATTGACTGATCAAAGTCTGCATGATTTTAAAAGCGTCCTCCCCTAAAGGCAAATGATAAGTGTCTGGCCATATCACCCCATCTTCTATCACAGCGCCATTCAATCGTGGAGCGATGCTTTCATAAGCCTGGTTGAGATCGCTTGTTTCTAGTTGGTAAGTCTCGCTCAAAATTTGCGTGAAAAAATAGCGGGTTTCTCCAGGGATTAGAGTTGCGCTTTTATACGCGGCTTTTGCTTTAATCAAACGGATTAAAAAATCCCCCTTCCTTAAAGCCCCATCGCCCATATCAATATAACCTTTTTTAGGCATGCCCATCAGGCGTAAAAAAAGCAAATCCAAAGCGTTAATATCCACGCCTTGCTCTTTTAAAGAAAAAAACACTTTTTTGAGCGAACCTTGCGGGACAACCACCACTTTATTAGGATAAATTGGTATACTTAAATAAAAAAGAATACTGATGAATAAAAGAAAACATGTATCCAAGAAAGTGTTTAATGTCATTATTTTGTTTGTGGCAGTATTCACTCTTTTAGTTGTCATTCACAAAACCCTTTCAAACGGCATTCACATACAAAATTTAAAAATCGGGAAGCTTGGCATTTCTGAATTATACTTAAAACTTAACAACAAGCTTTCTTTAGAAGTTGAACGCGTTGATCTATCTTCTTTCTTCCATCAAAAACCCACCAAAAAGCATTTAGAAGTTTCTGATCTGATTAAAAATATCCGTTATGGCATCTGGGCGGTGTCTTATTTTGAAAAACTTAAAGTCAAAGAAATCATTTTAGATGATAAAAATAAAGCCAATATCGTTTTTGACGGGAATAAATACGAGTTAGAATTTCCAGGAGTTAAAGGGGAATTTTCCCTAGAAGATGATAAAAATATCAAGCTTAAAATCATCAATTTGCTTTTTAAAGATATTAAAGTCCAAGTAGATGGCAACGCCCACTATTCGCCTAAAGCTAGGAAAATGGCGTTTAATTTGATTGTCAAGCCCTTAATTGAACCCAGCGCTGCAATTTATTTGCAAGGGCTAACCGATTTAAAAACCATAGAATTAAAAATCAACACTTCTCCAATGAAAAGCCTAGCGTTTTTAAAGCCTCTTTTCCAACGCCAATCGCAAAAAAATTTAAAAACATGGATTTTTGATAAAATCCAATTTGCTAGCTTTAAGATTGATAACGCTTTAATCAAAGCTAATTTCACTCCTAGCGAGTTTATCCCATCGCTTTTGGAAAATTCCGTAGTTAAAGCCACTTTGATTAAACCTTCAGTCGTTTTTAATGATGGCTTATCGCCCATTAAAATGGATAAAACCGAATTGATCTTCAAAAACAAACAGCTTCTCATACAGCCCCAAAAAATCGCTTATGAAACCATGGAATTGACCGGCTCTTACGCCACTTTTTCCCATTTGTTAGAAGCCCCTAAGTTGGAGATTTTTTTAAAAACGACCCCTAATTATTATGGCGATAGCATTAAGGATTTATTGAGCGCTTATAAAGTCGTTTTACCTTTGGATAAAATCAGCACGCCATCTAGCGCGGATTTGAAACTCACCTTGCAATTCTTAAAAAACACCGCTCCTTTATTTAGCGTTCAAGGCAATGTTAATTTGCAAGAAGGCACCCTCTCGCTCTATAATATCCCCCTTTATACGCAAAACGCTAATATAAGCCTAGATATTACCCAAGAATACCAATACATCTACATAGAAACGACCCACACCCGCTATGAAAACATGCTGGATTTAGACGCTAAAATCGCTTTAGATTTGAATAAAAAAACCCTTTCTTTAGATTCTTTAGTCCATAAAATACGATTCAACACTAACAATAGTATCAACATGCGTTCTTACGGCTTGGATAACGGCCAAGATAACCCACAGCCTACTAAATTTTCTTTAGATTTAAAAAGCTTGCATTCTGTTATTCAAGAGGGTGAAAACTCAGAGGCGTTTAGAAGAAAAATCATAGACACCATTAAAGCCCAAAGTGAAGATAAATTCACCAAAGATGTTTTCTATGCTACAGGAGACACTCTTAAAAACCTTTCTTTGAATTTTGATTTTTCTAACCCCAACCACATGCAATGGAGCGTGCCGCAACTTTTATTAGAGGGCGAATTCAAAGATAGCGCCTATGTTTTTAGAATCAAAGATTTGAAAAAAATCAAGCCCTATTCCCCTATTATGAAATATTTCGCCTTAGAAGATGGCTCTTTAGAGGTTTCTACGAGCGATTTTGTCAATATTGATTTTTTTGCTAACGATTTAAAAATCACTTTACCCATCTATCATAGCAACGGAAAGCAATTTAAATCCCTCTCTTTATTTGGCTCTATTAATAAAGATGAAATTTCTGTCTATACTCCGAGCAAAAGCATATCTATAAAAGTTAAGGGGGATCAAAAGGATATTACCCTTAATAACATTGATTTGAGTATTGACGATTTTTTAGATAGTAAGATGCCAGCTATTGCAGGATTATTCTCAAAAGAACGGAAAGAAAAGCCTAGCTCTAAAGAAATCCAAGATGAAGATATTTTCATTAGTGCCAAACAACGCTATGAAAAAGCCCACAAAATTATCCCCATCTCTACACGCATCCATGCTAAAGATATCGTGTTGATCTATAAAAAAATGCCTTTTCCTTTAGAAAATCTTGATATTGTCGCTCAAGATGACAGGGTGAAAATTGATGGCAATTATAAAAACGGCATGATCATGGCGGATTTAGTGCATGGGGCTTTGTATCTTAAGGCTCATAATTTTAGCGGGGATTATATCAATACCATCCTCCAAAAGGATTTCGTGGAAGGGGGCTTATTCACGCTTATTGGGGCTCTTGAAGATCAGGTTTTCAACGGCGAATTGAAATTCCAAAACACAAGCTTAAAGAATTTCGCTCTCATGCAAAACATGATCAATCTCATCAACACCATTCCCTCTCTCATTGTCTTTAGGAACCCTCATTTAGGGGCTAATGGCTATCAAATCAAAAAGGGGTCTGTTGTTTTTGGGATCACTAAAGAATATTTAGGGTTAGAAAAAATTGATCTTATCGGCAAAACGCTTGATATTGCTGGCAATGGGATTATTGAATTAGACAAAAACAAATTAGATTTGAATTTAGAAGTTTCCACT
This region of Helicobacter pylori genomic DNA includes:
- the mltG gene encoding endolytic transglycosylase MltG, with the translated sequence MTTKRVNTATNKIMTLNTFLDTCFLLFISILFYLSIPIYPNKVVVVPQGSLKKVFFSLKEQGVDINALDLLFLRLMGMPKKGYIDMGDGALRKGDFLIRLIKAKAAYKSATLIPGETRYFFTQILSETYQLETSDLNQAYESIAPRLNGAVIEDGVIWPDTYHLPLGEDAFKIMQTLISQSLKKHEALSKQWLGYYHKEEWFEKIILASIVQKEAANIEEMPLIASVIFNRLKKGMPLQMDGALNYQEFSHAKVTKERIKTDNTPYNTYKFKGLPKNPVGSVSLEAIRAVIFPKKTDFLYFVKMPDKKHAFSATYKEHLKNINLSNNHFYD
- a CDS encoding DUF3971 domain-containing protein translates to MNKRKHVSKKVFNVIILFVAVFTLLVVIHKTLSNGIHIQNLKIGKLGISELYLKLNNKLSLEVERVDLSSFFHQKPTKKHLEVSDLIKNIRYGIWAVSYFEKLKVKEIILDDKNKANIVFDGNKYELEFPGVKGEFSLEDDKNIKLKIINLLFKDIKVQVDGNAHYSPKARKMAFNLIVKPLIEPSAAIYLQGLTDLKTIELKINTSPMKSLAFLKPLFQRQSQKNLKTWIFDKIQFASFKIDNALIKANFTPSEFIPSLLENSVVKATLIKPSVVFNDGLSPIKMDKTELIFKNKQLLIQPQKIAYETMELTGSYATFSHLLEAPKLEIFLKTTPNYYGDSIKDLLSAYKVVLPLDKISTPSSADLKLTLQFLKNTAPLFSVQGNVNLQEGTLSLYNIPLYTQNANISLDITQEYQYIYIETTHTRYENMLDLDAKIALDLNKKTLSLDSLVHKIRFNTNNSINMRSYGLDNGQDNPQPTKFSLDLKSLHSVIQEGENSEAFRRKIIDTIKAQSEDKFTKDVFYATGDTLKNLSLNFDFSNPNHMQWSVPQLLLEGEFKDSAYVFRIKDLKKIKPYSPIMKYFALEDGSLEVSTSDFVNIDFFANDLKITLPIYHSNGKQFKSLSLFGSINKDEISVYTPSKSISIKVKGDQKDITLNNIDLSIDDFLDSKMPAIAGLFSKERKEKPSSKEIQDEDIFISAKQRYEKAHKIIPISTRIHAKDIVLIYKKMPFPLENLDIVAQDDRVKIDGNYKNGMIMADLVHGALYLKAHNFSGDYINTILQKDFVEGGLFTLIGALEDQVFNGELKFQNTSLKNFALMQNMINLINTIPSLIVFRNPHLGANGYQIKKGSVVFGITKEYLGLEKIDLIGKTLDIAGNGIIELDKNKLDLNLEVSTIKALSNVLNKIPIVGYLVLGKEGKITTNVNVKGTLDNPKTKVTLAADIIQAPFKILRRIFTPIDIIVDEVKKNIDSKRK